One genomic region from Amaranthus tricolor cultivar Red isolate AtriRed21 chromosome 12, ASM2621246v1, whole genome shotgun sequence encodes:
- the LOC130796804 gene encoding peroxidase 47, translated as MMMRPSCNGESPISLGRVMMRYLLGAILLIEMVASGFRLRADALSMNYYIMTCPMIEGIVRNAVSRALQDDPTLAGPLLRLHFHDCWIQGCDASILLDSTKDNTAEKDSPGNLSLRGYDLIDEIKDELEDQCPGVVSCADIIAMAARDAVFLSGGPIYDIPKGRKDGRRSKIEDTINLPFPTFNSSELIRVFGQRGFTAQEMVALSGAHTLGVARCSSFKNRLSKFDATHDVDPSLDSDFAQTLSKTCSAGDKAEQPFDNTRNDFDNDYFQALQNKVGLLTSDQTLYDTPRTRGIVNAYAMNQAMFFLDFQRAMVKMSLLDVKEGSRGEVRKNCRTIN; from the exons atgatgatgaggcCTTCTTGTAACGGTGAATCTCCCATAAGTTTGGGTAGAGTGATGATGAGATACTTATTGGGAGCGATTCTTTTGATTGAAATGGTAGCAAGTGGTTTTAGATTGAGAGCAGATGCATTGTCTATGAATTATTATATCATGACATGTCCGATGATTGAAGGCATTGTAAGGAATGCAGTTTCTAGGGCTCTTCAGGATGATCCTACCTTGGCTGGCCCTCTTTTAAGATTGCATTTCCATGATTGTTGGATACAG GGTTGTGATGCATCGATACTTTTAGACTCAACAAAAGATAACACTGCGGAGAAAGATTCTCCAGGAAATTTAAGCTTAAGAGGGTATGATCTCATAGATGAAATTAAGGACGAGCTTGAGGATCAATGTCCAGGAGTTGTATCTTGTGCTGATATAATAGCTATGGCCGCAAGAGATGCAGTTTTCCTT AGTGGTGGTCCAATATACGACATACCAAAAGGAAGGAAGGATGGAAGGAGATCAAAAATCGAAGATACAATAAACCTACCTTTTCCCACATTCAACAGCTCTGAACTCATTAGAGTTTTCGGACAGCGTGGCTTTACTGCTCAAGAGATGGTCGCTTTGTCAG GAGCCCACACATTGGGAGTAGCAAGGTGTTCATCCTTCAAGAACAGGCTAAGTAAATTTGATGCAACACATGATGTAGACCCATCCTTAGATTCTGATTTCGCGCAGACACTTTCCAAGACATGTAGTGCAGGAGACAAAGCCGAACAACCATTTGACAACACAAGGAACGATTTTGATAACGATTACTTTCAAGCATTGCAAAACAAAGTGGGCTTACTCACTTCTGATCAAACATTATATGATACTCCAAGAACTCGAGGAATTGTCAATGCTTATGCCATGAATCAAGCTATGTTTTTCCTTG
- the LOC130796700 gene encoding uncharacterized protein LOC130796700, which translates to MSGAPKRGAHEEGVHSSSSSMRPGFEGWEEENPGFSRINYGGAQDLRPGLMPRPESRDGERRSPLHSMYKFPSVMSDAPHSSHQITGPEIRAELRDPKEVRENKVVESNRDVKVDPREVHHQISKGEKESRAEEGKEVKYEREGRNDSKNEVKSEKDVYGVVGSHSNWKEQHRGKKHLDAPVSGAMPSFWMSTSHMRPKYDTARDASMSFRTEPNEAVGENRVDIKCDEKYKDKERKRKDGKHYDWPESEKDKSDYKSNVQVVSSNNDIKEVLREERETEQWGREKKDFPKEKERPKEREKDHVDREGRNVGEKEGYNNEKEMIEKTSVPENLSLEQKKPSDSWRNMEREAKERRKERDADIEGERPEKKSRVYDKESEEGGTDVDGVTDRDKDAFSYGMQQRKRMLRPRGSCQVVNRDGRFKSRGHDGEGSQGKPEVSTVYKVGECMQELTKLWKEFELSQKDKSSDDLSNGPTLEIRIPAEHVTATNRQVRGGQLWGTDIYTDDSDLVAVLMHTGYCKPTPSPPPAAIQELRVTIRILPSQESYISTLRNNVRSRAWGAAIGCSYRVERCCIMKKGGGTIDLEPCLTYTSAIEPTLAPVAVERSMTTRAAASNALRQQRYVREVTIQYNLCNEPWIKYSISVVADKGLKKPLYTSARLKKGEVLYLETHTRRYELCFTGEKIVKSVSVSQTHEAESDKSQNHVHSSNGERSAAEGDNMVVDMFRWSRCKKPLPQKVMRTIGIPLPAEHVEVLEENLDWEDVQWSQTGVWVAGKEYPLARVHFLSLN; encoded by the exons ATGAGTGGTGCTCCAAAGAGAGGGGCGCATGAGGAAGGTGTTCATTCGTCGTCTTCCTCGATGCGCCCTGGTTTTGAAGGTTGGGAGGAGGAGAATCCGGGTTTTTCAAGGATTAATTATGGGGGTGCTCAAGACTTGAGGCCCGGATTGATGCCCCGTCCTGAATCCCGAGATGGGGAAAGAAGATCCCCATTGCATTCCATGTATAAATTTCCGTCTGTAATGAGTGATGCTCCACATTCTAGTCATCAAATTACGGGTCCTGAGATTAGGGCGGAACTGAGGGATCCTAAGGAAGTTAGAGAAAATAAGGTTGTGGAGAGTAATAGAGATGTAAAAGTTGATCCTAGAGAGGTGCATCATCAGATTTCAAAGGGTGAGAAGGAGAGTAGGGCGGAGGAGGGTAAAGAAgtgaagtatgagagagagggTCGTAATGATTCGAAGAATGAAGTGAAATCAGAAAAGGATGTCTATGGAGTTGTGGGGAGTCATTCTAATTGGAAAGAGCAACATAGAGGTAAAAAACACTTGGATGCTCCAGTTAGTGGTGCAATGCCGAGTTTTTGGATGAGTACTTCTCATATGCGTCCCAAATATGACACTGCCAGGGATGCTTCTATGTCTTTTCGTACGGAGCCAAATGAAGCAGTTGGAGAGAATAGAGTTGATATTAAATGCGACGAGAAATACAAGGACAAGGAGAGGAAGCGTAAAGATGGAAAGCACTATGATTGGCCGGAAAGCGAAAAAGATAAGAGTGATTACAAGAGTAATGTGCAAGTCGTTAGTAGCAATAATGATATCAAGGAAGTATTGAGAGAAGAGAGGGAAACTGAGCAGTGGGGGAGGGAGAAAAAAGATTTCCCAAAGGAGAAGGAAAGACCCAAAGAAAGAGAAAAGGATCACGTTGACAGAGAAGGTCGAAATGTTGGGGAGAAAGAGGGTTACAATAATGAGAAAGAGATGATCGAGAAAACATCTGTGCcggaaaatctttctttggaaCAGAAGAAACCAAGTGATTCTTGGAGAAACATGGAACGAGAAGCTAAAGAGAGGAGAAAAGAGAGAGATGCTGATATAGAAGGAGAAAGACCCGAAAAGAAAAGTAGGGTCTATGATAAAGAGTCCGAGGAAGGTGGTACTGATGTTGATGGGGTAACTGACAGAGACAAAGATGCTTTTAGTTATGGTATGCAGCAGCGAAAGAGGATGCTTCGGCCCAGAGGCTCTTGTCAGGTTGTGAATCGTGATGGACGCTTTAAGTCTCGTGGTCATGATGGAGAGGG GTCTCAAG GTAAACCTGAGGTTTCTACTGTTTACAAAGTTGGTGAATGCATGCAAGAGTTGACAAAATTGTGGAAGGAATTTGAATTATCTCAGAAAGATAAAAGTAGTGATGATCTATCTAATGGCCCTACTCTGGAAATCAGGATTCCTGCTGAGCATGTAACTGCTACAAACCGTCAA GTTAGGGGTGGTCAACTCTGGGGAACAGATATATATACTGATGACTCAGATCTTGTCGCTG TTCTCATGCATACGGGTTATTGTAAGCCAACTCCATCTCCACCTCCAGCAGCTATTCAAGAGTTACGTGTAACAATACGAATTCTACCTTCACAGGAAA GTTACATATCTACTCTGAGAAATAACGTTCGATCCCGTGCGTGGGGAGCTGCTATTGGCTGTAGTTATCGTGTTGAACGTTGCTGCATTATGAAG AAAGGTGGTGGAACAATTGATCTTGAACCGTGCCTCACGTATACATCTGCAATTGAGCCTACTTTGGCTCCTGTAGCTGTGGAGCGCTCAATGACCACCAGAGCTGCAGCCTCG AATGCATTGCGGCAGCAAAGATATGTAAGAGAAGTCACAATACAATATAACCTCTGCAATGAACCCTG GATCAAATATAGCATTAGTGTTGTAGCTGACAAAGGCTTAAAAAAGCCTTTGTACACATCAGCACGCTTGAAAAAGGGAGAAGTCCTCTATTTAGAAACTCATACACGCAG GTATGAGCTCTGCTTTACCGGTGAGAAGATTGTTAAATCTGTGTCTGTCTCACAAACACATGAAGCAGAGTCAGATAAGTCCCAgaaccatgttcattcttcaaatggTGAAAGAAGTGCTGCAGAAGGTGATAACATGGTTGTTGACATGTTCCGGTGGTCAAGATGTAAGAAGCCTCTTCCGCAAAAAGTAATGCGAACAATTGGAATTCCTCTGCCTGCGGAACACGTGGAG GTATTGGAAGAAAATCTTGATTGGGAGGATGTGCAGTGGTCACAGACTGGTGTTTGGGTTGCCGGAAAAGAGTACCCGCTTGCAAGGGTGCATTTTCTATCTCTAAATTAG
- the LOC130797206 gene encoding LEAF RUST 10 DISEASE-RESISTANCE LOCUS RECEPTOR-LIKE PROTEIN KINASE-like 2.3, producing the protein MIPNNPNTHLPLTIITFIFLLRLPSSNSNDSKYTACSTNLYSCGRVRNIGYPFWGGNRPVYCGISDFKLNCMHGDEYPSMIVYKNGYLGLSVVNINTSSHTILVSRKKLLETCYVQDTSKINLLAKVKPDSNYKTITLFYGCNNTCVLEYEFKNFSCSNSDDHTTGYVYYFENLGDGRRIGEICGCSNSIVVPVDKRGFEELKNVNVSLWSVLTNWPVELKYLLNFTGCSECEESGGSCGSSVDDPLSSPFMCYCPDGPMPFVCLQSDGRRKSFILGLVVAALVLGTMILVGVGILVNRRRTTNNFSFICSKRTEGEQNITEFLKNYGSLTPKRYTYADIRKMTNSFKDKLGEGGYGSVYKGKLFDGRFVAVKKLKILKGDGKEFINEVLSISKTSHVNIVTLLGFCFEGDKQALVFEFLPNGSLEKFIFGKDERQSLEWETMFDIAVGIARGLDYLHRGCTTKILHFDIKPHNILLDEEFRPKISDFGLARLCPPKNSMVSMSEARGTIGYIAPEVFSRSFGNISHKSDVYSYGMMLLDLACGKKRKIFDAQSNSEVYFPEWVYNQLEPIDEIATHGIIEDSKKELERKMILVSLWCIQTYPSKRPPMNKVVEMLEGSIESIQMPPKPHIASPTRSVFDTSPLNTL; encoded by the exons ATGATACCCAATAACCCAAACACCCATCTTCCTCTCACAATCATTACCTTCATCTTCTTATTACGACTGCCCTCATCAAATTCCAATGACTCAAAATACACAGCATGCTCAACCAACTTATATTCATGCGGTCGGGTCCGAAACATCGGATACCCATTTTGGGGTGGAAATAGACCCGTATACTGCGGGATCTCAGACTTCAAACTAAATTGTATGCACGGTGATGAGTATCCAAGTATGATCGTTTACAAAAACGGATACTTAGGATTAAGTGTAGTAAACATCAATACATCATCTCATACCATTCTGGTATCAAGAAAAAAGTTGTTGGAAACCTGTTATGTACAAGATACAAGCAAAATCAATTTACTTGCGAAAGTAAAACCAGatagtaattataaaacaaTTACATTATTTTATGGTTGTAATAATACATGTGTTTTGGAATATGAATTTAAGAATTTTAGCTGCTCAAATTCGGATGATCATACAACTGGGTATGtttattattttgagaatttagGGGATGGTAGAAGAATAGGGGAGATTTGTGGGTGCAGTAATAGTATTGTGGTTCCGGTGGATAAGAGGGGGTTTGAGGAGCTTAAAAATGTGAATGTGTCGTTGTGGAGTGTACTGACAAATTGGCCGGTGGAGTTGAAGTATTTGTTGAATTTTACGGGTTGTTCTGAGTGTGAGGAGTCTGGTGGAAGTTGTGGATCTTCTGTTGATGATCCGTTGTCGAGTCCGTTTATGTGCTATTGCCCAGATGGCCCGATGCCTTTCGTGTGTTTACAATCAG ATGGTCGAAGAAAATCTTTCATCCTTGGATTAG TTGTGGCTGCTTTAGTGCTGGGAACAATGATTTTAGTTGGTGTTGGCATCCTTGTAAATAGAAGACGTACAACCAACAATTTTTCATTCATATGTAGTAAAAGAACAGAAGGGGAACAAAATATAACAGAGTTTCTTAAGAACTATGGATCCCTTACACCAAAAAGATACACTTATGCGGATATAAGAAAAATGACGAATTCCTTCAAAGATAAACTCGGGGAAGGAGGTTATGGTAGTGTTTACAAAGGCAAACTATTCGATGGTCGTTTCGTTGCAgtgaagaaattaaaaatccTCAAGGGTGATGGCAAAGAATTCATCAATGAAGTATTAAGTATAAGCAAAACTAGCCATGTAAATATTGTGACTCTATTAGGGTTTTGTTTTGAAGGAGATAAACAAGCTCTTGTTTTCGAGTTTTTACCTAATGGATCGCTTGAGAAGTTTATATTCGGTAAAGATGAGAGGCAATCACTTGAATGGGAAACTATGTTCGACATTGCAGTTGGTATTGCACGAGGATTGGACTACCTACATAGAGGTTGTACAACGAAAATATTGCACTTTGACATAAAGCCGCACAATATACTTCTTGATGAAGAGTTTCGTCCAAAGATATCCGACTTCGGTCTTGCTAGATTATGTCCTCCGAAGAATAGTATGGTGTCAATGTCGGAAGCAAGAGGAACAATTGGGTATATTGCTCCAGAAGTGTTTAGTAGAAGTTTTGGAAACATTTCGCACAAGTCAGATGTTTATAGTTACGGAATGATGCTCTTAGACTTGGCATGcggtaagaaaagaaaaatctttGATGCTCAAAGTAATAGTGAAGTGTATTTTCCTGAATGGGTATATAATCAACTTGAGCCTATAGATGAAATTGCAACACATGGGATTATTGAAGATTCTAAAAAAGAATTAGAGAGAAAGATGATTTTAGTGAGCTTATGGTGCATACAAACGTACCCTTCGAAGCGACCACCTATGAACAAAGTCGTAGAAATGTTAGAAGGTTCGATTGAGTCGATACAAATGCCCCCAAAGCCACACATAGCTTCACCTACCCGATCAGTGTTTGATACCTCACCTTTGAACACCTTGTAA